One genomic segment of Streptomyces sp. RerS4 includes these proteins:
- a CDS encoding response regulator transcription factor: MSVLLEQPASLVAYRPNKPTAMVVVADPRVRSTVTRHLWALGVRDVIEASSIAEARPRVGSPRDICVADVHLPDGSGLTLLSETRAAGWPNGLALSAADDIGAVRNALAGGVKGYVVTGTRTNIGLPTRPGAAPIGAAAARMHRRPPGAPSHPGGYRELSGREVEVLRLVAEGQSNKAIGVSMGLSALTVKSHLARIARKLGTGDRAGMVAVALRTGIIH; the protein is encoded by the coding sequence GTGTCCGTTCTTCTCGAGCAGCCCGCAAGCCTGGTCGCCTACCGCCCGAACAAGCCGACGGCCATGGTCGTCGTGGCCGACCCGCGCGTCCGTTCCACCGTGACCCGCCATCTGTGGGCCCTCGGAGTCCGTGACGTGATCGAGGCGTCGTCCATCGCGGAGGCCCGCCCCCGCGTCGGCAGCCCTCGTGACATCTGCGTGGCCGACGTCCACCTGCCCGACGGTTCCGGTCTCACCCTGCTCTCCGAGACCCGCGCCGCCGGCTGGCCGAACGGCCTGGCCCTGTCCGCCGCCGACGACATCGGCGCCGTGCGCAACGCCCTCGCCGGCGGTGTGAAGGGCTACGTCGTCACCGGTACGCGGACCAACATCGGGCTCCCCACCCGGCCCGGCGCCGCCCCCATCGGCGCCGCCGCCGCGCGCATGCACCGCCGCCCCCCGGGCGCCCCGAGCCACCCGGGCGGCTACCGCGAGCTCTCCGGACGCGAGGTCGAGGTCCTGCGCCTCGTCGCGGAGGGCCAGTCCAACAAGGCCATCGGCGTCTCGATGGGCCTGTCCGCCCTGACCGTCAAGTCCCACCTCGCCCGGATCGCCCGCAAGCTGGGCACCGGCGACCGGGCCGGGATGGTCGCCGTCGCCCTGCGGACGGGGATCATCCACTGA
- a CDS encoding DUF3000 domain-containing protein, producing MAAAQGRFSDGADGTDSAKETSVPLPFRRAVDGLRKARLRPGIEIDPTKPPQRLAPYAYALEAAVVDGEDDLADGRLILLHDPAGHEAWRGTFRLVTLVRAELEPEMAADPLLPEVCWSWLTGALEARGLTYGEASGTVTMASSHYFGGLGERRAATQIEIRASWTPREGVGGVPDTSAHLSAWCELLCQIAGLPPVGPTDAGTGVVSLPQRRGPHHP from the coding sequence ATGGCTGCGGCTCAGGGACGATTTTCAGATGGCGCCGACGGTACGGACAGCGCGAAGGAGACCTCCGTCCCGCTCCCGTTCCGACGGGCGGTCGACGGCTTGAGGAAGGCGAGACTGCGGCCCGGGATCGAGATCGACCCGACGAAGCCGCCGCAGCGCCTGGCGCCGTACGCGTACGCGCTGGAGGCGGCCGTCGTGGACGGCGAGGACGATCTCGCCGACGGGCGCCTGATCCTGCTGCACGATCCCGCCGGGCACGAGGCGTGGCGCGGCACCTTCCGGCTGGTGACGCTCGTACGGGCGGAGCTGGAGCCGGAGATGGCGGCCGATCCACTCCTGCCGGAGGTCTGCTGGTCCTGGTTGACGGGGGCACTGGAAGCGCGCGGGTTGACGTACGGGGAGGCGAGCGGAACCGTCACCATGGCGAGCTCGCACTACTTCGGCGGGCTCGGGGAGCGGCGTGCGGCCACGCAGATCGAAATCAGGGCCTCGTGGACGCCCCGTGAGGGGGTGGGCGGGGTGCCGGACACCTCGGCGCACCTGTCGGCGTGGTGCGAGCTGCTGTGCCAGATCGCGGGGCTGCCCCCGGTAGGACCGACGGACGCGGGTACGGGCGTGGTGTCGCTGCCACAGCGGCGCGGTCCGCACCACCCGTAG
- the hemE gene encoding uroporphyrinogen decarboxylase, translated as MSANDRPQGLPSQTYDSAFLKACRREPVPHTPVWFMRQAGRSLPEYRKVREGTAMLESCMRPDLVTEITLQPVRRHDVDAAIFFSDIVVPLKAIGVDLDIKPGIGPVVARPIRRREDLAQLRDLTPEDVSYVTEAIGMLTGELGGTPLIGFAGAPFTLASYLVEGGPSKNHEHTKALMYGDPQLWAELLDRLAEITSAFLKVQIEAGASAIQLFDSWVGALAPADYRRSVMPASAKVLESVASYGVPRIHFGVGTGELLGLMGEAGADVVGVDYRVSLDEAARRVGPGKALQGNLDPAVLFSTEDAVRAKTDEVLAAAAGLEGHVFNLGHGVLPTTDPDALTRLVDYVHTKTAR; from the coding sequence GTGAGCGCCAACGATCGCCCCCAGGGCCTGCCGAGTCAGACGTACGATTCCGCCTTCCTGAAGGCGTGCCGGCGCGAGCCGGTGCCGCACACCCCGGTGTGGTTCATGAGGCAGGCCGGCCGCTCACTCCCCGAGTACCGCAAGGTGCGCGAGGGCACGGCCATGCTGGAGTCCTGCATGCGCCCCGATCTGGTCACCGAGATCACCCTGCAGCCGGTGCGCCGCCACGACGTCGACGCGGCGATCTTCTTCTCCGACATCGTGGTCCCGCTGAAGGCCATCGGCGTCGACCTCGACATCAAGCCGGGCATCGGCCCCGTCGTCGCCCGACCGATCCGTCGTCGCGAAGACCTCGCACAGCTGCGCGACCTCACCCCGGAGGACGTCTCCTACGTCACCGAGGCGATCGGCATGCTCACGGGTGAACTGGGCGGCACGCCGTTGATCGGGTTCGCCGGAGCGCCTTTCACCCTCGCGAGCTACCTCGTCGAGGGCGGTCCGTCGAAGAACCACGAGCACACCAAGGCCCTCATGTACGGGGACCCGCAGCTGTGGGCCGAGCTCCTCGACCGCCTCGCCGAGATCACCTCCGCCTTCCTGAAGGTCCAGATCGAGGCCGGCGCCTCCGCGATCCAGCTCTTCGACTCCTGGGTCGGCGCGCTGGCGCCCGCCGACTACCGCCGCTCGGTGATGCCGGCGTCGGCGAAGGTCCTGGAATCCGTCGCCTCGTACGGGGTCCCGCGCATCCACTTCGGCGTGGGCACCGGTGAGCTGCTCGGGCTGATGGGCGAGGCCGGGGCGGACGTCGTGGGCGTCGACTACCGGGTCTCGCTCGACGAGGCCGCCCGCCGGGTCGGCCCCGGCAAGGCGCTCCAGGGGAACCTGGACCCGGCGGTCCTGTTCTCCACCGAGGACGCGGTGCGGGCCAAGACGGACGAGGTCCTCGCGGCCGCGGCCGGCCTGGAGGGTCACGTCTTCAACCTCGGCCACGGCGTCCTCCCGACCACCGACCCCGACGCGCTGACCCGCCTGGTGGACTACGTCCACACCAAGACGGCCCGCTAG
- a CDS encoding FAD-dependent oxidoreductase codes for MAKERLVVVGGDAAGMSAASQARRLKGPAELDIVAFERGHFTSYSACGIPYWIGGHVAERDGLIARTPEEHRARDIDLRMRTEVVELDVAGRRVRALDLDSGVETWTGYDKLVLAMGARPVRPKLPGIGAHGVHGVQSLDDGTRLMATLERTEGRRAVVVGAGYIGVEMAEALVERGFEVTVLNRGEQPMSTLDPDMGGLVHSAMNRMGIRTVSRAEVAKILTDEEGRARAVATEDGEEYPADVVVLGIGVEPRTALAREAGLPLGESGGLLTDLSMRVRGYEDIWAGGDCVEVLDLVAGRNRHIPLGTHANKHGQVIGSGVGGGYATFPGVVGTAVSKVCDLEIARTGLRERDALAAGLRFVTATIRSTNTAGYYPGAAEMTVKMLAERRTGRLLGVQIVGGAGAAKRVDIAAVALTAGMTVEQVVSLDLGYAPPFSPVWDPVLVAARKAVSAVRAAGV; via the coding sequence ATGGCGAAGGAACGACTGGTGGTGGTCGGCGGCGACGCGGCGGGGATGTCCGCCGCGTCGCAGGCACGGCGGCTGAAGGGCCCGGCGGAGCTGGACATCGTCGCGTTCGAGCGCGGCCACTTCACCTCGTACTCGGCGTGCGGGATCCCGTACTGGATCGGCGGGCACGTCGCCGAGCGGGACGGGCTGATCGCGCGGACCCCCGAGGAGCACCGGGCCCGCGACATCGACCTGCGGATGCGGACCGAGGTCGTGGAGCTGGACGTGGCCGGGCGGCGGGTGCGCGCCCTGGACCTGGACAGCGGCGTCGAGACCTGGACGGGCTACGACAAGCTGGTCCTCGCGATGGGCGCCCGCCCCGTCCGCCCGAAGCTCCCCGGGATCGGGGCGCACGGGGTGCACGGGGTCCAGTCCCTGGACGACGGCACGCGGCTGATGGCCACCCTGGAGCGTACGGAGGGCCGGCGCGCGGTGGTGGTCGGCGCGGGCTACATCGGCGTGGAGATGGCGGAGGCCCTGGTCGAGCGGGGTTTCGAGGTCACCGTCCTGAACCGGGGCGAGCAGCCGATGTCGACGCTGGACCCGGACATGGGCGGCCTGGTGCACAGCGCGATGAACCGCATGGGGATCCGTACGGTCTCCCGCGCCGAGGTGGCGAAGATCCTCACCGACGAGGAGGGCCGGGCGCGGGCGGTGGCCACCGAGGACGGGGAGGAGTACCCGGCGGACGTGGTGGTGCTCGGCATCGGCGTGGAGCCGCGTACGGCACTGGCCCGGGAGGCGGGGCTGCCGCTCGGCGAGTCGGGCGGTCTGCTGACGGACCTGTCCATGCGGGTGCGGGGGTACGAGGACATCTGGGCGGGCGGTGACTGCGTGGAGGTCCTGGACCTGGTGGCGGGCCGCAATCGGCACATTCCGCTGGGCACGCACGCCAACAAGCACGGCCAGGTGATCGGCTCGGGCGTGGGCGGCGGCTACGCGACGTTCCCCGGGGTGGTGGGCACGGCCGTCAGCAAGGTCTGCGACCTGGAGATCGCCCGGACGGGGCTGCGGGAGCGGGACGCGCTGGCGGCGGGCCTGCGCTTCGTGACGGCGACGATCCGGTCGACGAACACGGCGGGGTACTACCCGGGGGCGGCGGAGATGACGGTGAAGATGCTGGCGGAGCGGCGTACGGGGCGGCTGCTGGGCGTGCAGATCGTCGGCGGGGCCGGTGCCGCGAAGCGGGTGGACATCGCGGCGGTCGCCCTGACGGCCGGGATGACGGTGGAACAGGTCGTCTCCCTCGACCTGGGCTACGCGCCCCCGTTCTCCCCGGTCTGGGACCCCGTCCTGGTGGCGGCCCGCAAGGCGGTCTCAGCGGTGCGGGCGGCGGGCGTCTGA
- a CDS encoding DUF4349 domain-containing protein: MHAFHRRRSAAGLATLALAGVIALTGCAADASPQAGDKAAAAPREAAAEGAAQPGGGAAAAPSTANGKPGQQPAAVRPNVIRTGRLGIETTRPQEVLATARTAAEGAGGYVGNESTERGADGRMTSTLTLRVPGDRFDAVIGALEGGGKLLNRKVEAQDVTEKVADVDSRVKSQQASVARVREMMEKASGLSDVVMLESELSRRQADLESLLAQQNALRDQTSMGTITLSVSEPAPKPEEKKAKEKEPPAFGDALSGGWSVFSTLVRYVVLALAAVLPFALAAVLVVLGFKGYRRLRPAKPKPGPEPVRVPHQAPAPTGAGVEDGEG; encoded by the coding sequence ATGCACGCGTTCCACAGACGTCGCTCGGCGGCGGGTCTCGCGACCCTGGCCCTGGCCGGGGTCATCGCTCTCACCGGCTGCGCCGCCGACGCGTCCCCGCAGGCCGGCGACAAGGCCGCGGCGGCCCCGCGCGAGGCGGCGGCCGAGGGCGCCGCGCAGCCGGGGGGAGGCGCGGCCGCCGCCCCCTCGACGGCGAACGGGAAGCCGGGGCAGCAGCCGGCCGCCGTCCGCCCGAACGTCATCCGTACGGGCAGGCTCGGTATCGAGACGACGCGGCCGCAGGAGGTCCTGGCGACGGCGCGCACGGCGGCCGAGGGCGCGGGCGGCTACGTCGGCAACGAGTCCACCGAGCGCGGCGCGGACGGCCGGATGACCTCGACGCTGACCCTGCGCGTGCCCGGTGACCGCTTCGACGCGGTGATCGGCGCCCTGGAGGGCGGCGGGAAGTTGCTGAACCGGAAGGTCGAGGCGCAGGACGTGACCGAGAAGGTCGCCGACGTCGACAGCCGGGTCAAGTCGCAGCAGGCCAGCGTGGCCCGGGTGCGGGAGATGATGGAGAAGGCCTCGGGCCTGTCCGACGTGGTGATGCTGGAGAGCGAACTGAGCCGGCGTCAGGCCGACCTGGAGTCGCTGTTGGCCCAGCAGAACGCGCTGAGGGACCAGACCTCCATGGGCACGATCACGCTGTCGGTCTCCGAACCGGCGCCGAAGCCGGAGGAGAAGAAGGCGAAGGAGAAGGAGCCGCCGGCCTTCGGGGACGCCCTCTCCGGCGGCTGGTCGGTGTTCTCCACACTGGTGCGGTACGTGGTGTTGGCGCTCGCCGCGGTGCTGCCGTTCGCGCTGGCCGCCGTGCTGGTCGTGCTGGGCTTCAAGGGGTACCGCCGGCTGCGCCCGGCGAAGCCGAAGCCGGGCCCGGAGCCCGTACGGGTCCCCCACCAGGCGCCGGCCCCGACCGGAGCGGGGGTGGAGGACGGGGAGGGCTGA
- the hemG gene encoding protoporphyrinogen oxidase, whose product MNEADMRTERQGRTGHVVVVGGGIAGLAAAHRLLADGLRVTLLEAGPRLGGKLHAGELAGVRVDLGAESILARRPEGVELAKAVGLGDALQAPATTTAHLWTRGALRPMPRGHVMGVPAESGPLAASGVLSPEGLARIGAESALPPAEIGEDVAVGEYVAARLGHEVVDRLVEPLLGGVYAGNAYRISMRAAVPQLFEAARTHTLLGEGVRALQRRAAGQPQASGPVFAGIDGGIGRLPQAVADACRAAGADLRTGAPVSEVLRTPHGWRVVTDTGAVEADGVIVAVPAGPAARLLAPLAPAAAAGLREVEYASMALVTMAFRRSELPEAITTGSASGFLVPPVDGRTIKASTFSSNKWSWAGADPDLFLLRTSVGRHGDEGDLDRDDAELVDVSLADLREAVGLTARPVASTVTRWNDGLPQYPVGHLTRVARIRAAVADLPGLAVCGALYEGVGIPACVAGAGKAVDAVLASMATPGADH is encoded by the coding sequence ATGAACGAAGCGGACATGCGTACGGAACGGCAGGGTCGCACCGGCCATGTCGTCGTCGTGGGCGGCGGCATCGCCGGCCTCGCCGCGGCGCACCGGCTGCTCGCCGACGGCCTGCGCGTGACCCTCCTGGAGGCGGGCCCCCGCCTCGGCGGCAAGCTCCACGCAGGCGAACTGGCCGGCGTACGCGTCGACCTGGGCGCCGAATCGATCCTCGCCCGCCGCCCCGAAGGCGTGGAACTCGCCAAGGCCGTCGGCCTCGGCGACGCCCTCCAGGCCCCCGCCACCACCACCGCCCACCTGTGGACCCGCGGCGCCCTGCGGCCCATGCCGCGCGGCCACGTCATGGGCGTCCCCGCCGAATCCGGACCCCTCGCCGCCTCCGGAGTGCTCTCCCCCGAGGGACTGGCCCGCATCGGCGCCGAGAGCGCCCTGCCGCCCGCCGAGATCGGCGAGGACGTCGCGGTGGGCGAGTACGTCGCCGCGCGCCTGGGCCACGAGGTCGTCGACCGGCTCGTGGAACCGCTGCTCGGCGGCGTCTACGCGGGCAACGCCTACCGCATCTCGATGCGGGCCGCCGTCCCCCAGCTCTTCGAGGCCGCCCGCACCCACACCCTGCTGGGCGAGGGCGTCCGCGCACTCCAGCGCCGGGCGGCCGGGCAACCGCAGGCGAGCGGCCCCGTCTTCGCCGGCATCGACGGCGGCATCGGGCGGCTCCCGCAGGCCGTCGCCGACGCCTGCCGGGCCGCCGGCGCGGACCTGCGGACGGGAGCCCCCGTCAGCGAGGTCCTGCGGACGCCGCACGGCTGGCGGGTCGTGACCGACACCGGGGCCGTCGAGGCCGACGGCGTGATCGTCGCCGTCCCCGCCGGACCGGCCGCCCGCCTCCTCGCCCCCCTCGCCCCGGCCGCCGCCGCCGGGCTGCGCGAGGTCGAGTACGCCTCCATGGCCCTGGTGACCATGGCCTTCCGCCGCTCCGAGCTGCCCGAGGCCATCACGACGGGGAGCGCCAGCGGCTTCCTCGTGCCGCCCGTCGACGGCCGCACCATCAAGGCCTCCACCTTCTCCAGCAACAAGTGGTCCTGGGCCGGCGCCGACCCCGACCTCTTCCTGCTGCGCACCTCCGTCGGCCGGCACGGCGACGAAGGGGACCTGGACCGCGACGACGCCGAACTCGTCGACGTCTCCCTCGCCGACCTCCGCGAGGCCGTGGGCCTCACCGCCCGGCCCGTCGCCTCCACCGTCACCCGCTGGAACGACGGCCTGCCCCAGTACCCCGTCGGCCACCTCACCCGCGTCGCCCGCATCCGCGCCGCCGTGGCCGACCTGCCGGGCCTCGCCGTGTGCGGAGCCCTCTACGAAGGCGTGGGCATCCCGGCCTGCGTCGCCGGGGCCGGGAAGGCGGTCGACGCGGTCCTCGCCTCGATGGCCACCCCTGGCGCAGACCACTGA
- the hemQ gene encoding hydrogen peroxide-dependent heme synthase, producing the protein MTAPEKIPNAGKKAKDLNEVIRYTLWSVFKLKDVLPEDRAGFADEVQELFDQLAAKDITVRGTYDVSGLRADADIMIWWHAETADELQTAYNLFRRTKLGRALEPVWSNMALHRPAEFNKSHIPAFLADEVARDYVSVYPFVRSYDWYLLPDEDRRRMLADHGKMARGYPDVRANTVASFSLGDYEWLLAFESDELYRIVDLMRHLRASEARMHVREEVPFYTGRRKSVADLVAGLA; encoded by the coding sequence ATGACTGCACCAGAGAAGATTCCCAACGCGGGGAAGAAGGCGAAGGACCTCAACGAGGTCATCCGCTACACCCTGTGGTCCGTCTTCAAGCTGAAGGACGTCCTCCCGGAGGACCGCGCCGGGTTCGCCGACGAGGTCCAGGAGCTCTTCGACCAGCTGGCCGCCAAGGACATCACCGTCCGCGGCACCTATGACGTCTCCGGCCTGCGCGCCGACGCGGACATCATGATCTGGTGGCACGCGGAGACCGCCGACGAGCTGCAGACCGCCTACAACCTGTTCCGCCGCACCAAGCTGGGTCGCGCGCTGGAGCCGGTGTGGTCGAACATGGCCCTGCACCGCCCGGCCGAGTTCAACAAGTCGCACATCCCGGCCTTCCTCGCCGACGAGGTCGCCCGCGACTACGTCAGCGTCTACCCGTTCGTACGCTCGTACGACTGGTACCTGCTGCCCGACGAGGACCGTCGCCGCATGCTCGCCGACCACGGCAAGATGGCCCGCGGCTACCCCGACGTGCGCGCCAACACCGTCGCCTCGTTCTCGCTGGGCGACTACGAGTGGCTGCTCGCCTTCGAGTCCGACGAGCTCTACCGCATCGTCGACCTCATGCGTCACCTGCGTGCCTCCGAGGCCCGGATGCACGTCCGCGAAGAGGTGCCCTTCTACACCGGGCGCCGCAAGTCCGTCGCCGATCTGGTGGCAGGGCTCGCCTGA
- a CDS encoding alpha/beta hydrolase: MRTTTLTRYGSVAAALSLALCAPPTAPARAADTALAAVANAGAERVARQAAARAEDGQGLAFGPCPAVEGLPDPVRCATLRVPLDYARPDGPEISLTVSRVPATGQDGAARQGALVYNPGGPGASGMYFPLMAGRPAWKRIAAAYDLVGYAPRGVGRSAPLTCEEPKQRRRAPTQVQAVPSPAYKAERRAAARAYALGCARHAGPALAHYTTLDNVRDLHVLRAALGERRLTFMGASYGTYLGAVYATLFPDRVRRMVLDSAVDPDPRRVWYRNNLDQAPAFERRWADFRAWAARHDAAYGLGATPRAVGESYERVRAALARTPAGGVVGTGELHAAYLQAAYYDDVWPERAAALAAFLRGDPRPLTEQAAPDPERAAEVANATAVYTAVLCNDAPWPADWETWDRDNTELARRAPFETWANAFLNLPCASWPVPVRQRPTPVGAGRRGLAGTLVVAAERDGATPYPGALELQRRLGPGAALVTERGAGTHGVVGGRNGCVDRHVERYLLTGATPGWRVACAPHPEPAPVSLDERAASAPRALLPPFV; this comes from the coding sequence ATGCGGACGACGACGCTCACGCGCTACGGGTCGGTCGCGGCGGCCCTCTCCCTCGCCCTGTGCGCACCGCCCACGGCCCCCGCCCGAGCGGCGGACACCGCCCTCGCCGCCGTCGCGAACGCGGGCGCCGAACGGGTCGCGCGTCAGGCGGCCGCGCGCGCCGAGGACGGGCAGGGGCTCGCGTTCGGGCCCTGTCCCGCCGTCGAGGGGCTGCCCGATCCGGTGCGCTGCGCGACCCTGCGCGTCCCCCTCGACTACGCCCGCCCCGACGGCCCGGAGATCTCCCTCACCGTCAGCCGCGTCCCGGCCACCGGCCAGGACGGCGCCGCCCGCCAGGGCGCGCTCGTGTACAACCCGGGCGGGCCGGGCGCCTCGGGGATGTACTTCCCGCTCATGGCCGGGCGGCCCGCCTGGAAGCGGATCGCCGCCGCCTACGACCTCGTCGGCTACGCCCCGCGTGGCGTGGGCCGCTCCGCCCCGCTGACCTGCGAGGAGCCAAAGCAGCGGCGCCGTGCGCCCACGCAGGTGCAGGCCGTTCCCTCGCCCGCGTACAAGGCCGAGCGGCGGGCCGCCGCCCGCGCCTACGCCCTCGGCTGCGCCCGCCACGCGGGGCCGGCCCTCGCGCACTACACGACGCTGGACAACGTCCGTGACCTGCACGTGCTGCGGGCGGCCCTCGGCGAGCGGCGGCTGACGTTCATGGGCGCCTCCTACGGCACCTACCTCGGGGCCGTCTACGCCACCCTCTTCCCGGACCGGGTCCGCCGCATGGTCCTCGACTCGGCGGTGGATCCCGACCCGCGCCGCGTCTGGTACCGCAACAACCTCGACCAGGCCCCGGCCTTCGAACGCCGCTGGGCCGACTTCCGCGCCTGGGCGGCCCGGCACGACGCCGCGTACGGGCTCGGCGCCACCCCGCGGGCGGTCGGGGAGAGTTACGAGCGGGTCCGCGCGGCCCTGGCCCGCACCCCGGCGGGCGGGGTCGTGGGGACGGGCGAGCTGCACGCCGCGTACCTCCAGGCGGCCTACTACGACGACGTGTGGCCCGAGCGGGCGGCCGCCCTGGCCGCGTTCCTGCGCGGCGACCCGCGCCCGCTCACCGAGCAGGCGGCCCCCGATCCGGAGCGGGCGGCCGAGGTCGCGAACGCGACGGCGGTCTACACGGCGGTGCTGTGCAACGACGCCCCGTGGCCCGCCGACTGGGAGACCTGGGACCGGGACAACACCGAACTGGCCCGGCGGGCGCCCTTCGAGACCTGGGCGAACGCCTTCCTCAACCTGCCGTGCGCGTCCTGGCCGGTCCCCGTACGGCAGCGGCCGACGCCCGTCGGGGCGGGGCGGCGGGGGCTCGCGGGGACCCTGGTGGTCGCGGCGGAACGGGACGGGGCGACGCCCTACCCGGGCGCGCTGGAGCTGCAACGGCGGCTCGGGCCGGGTGCCGCGCTGGTCACGGAGCGGGGGGCCGGTACCCACGGCGTGGTGGGCGGACGCAACGGATGCGTGGACCGCCACGTGGAGCGGTACCTGCTGACGGGGGCCACCCCGGGGTGGCGCGTCGCGTGCGCGCCGCATCCGGAGCCCGCGCCGGTGTCGCTGGACGAGCGGGCGGCGAGCGCTCCCAGGGCGCTGCTGCCGCCGTTCGTCTGA
- a CDS encoding TIGR04222 domain-containing membrane protein: protein MNAFDLLAVAVWVAVIASTALLLRGLHRSRSTVTAAAPTLHDLSEAAFLAGGPGAVIDAALVSLLGDGRLTVGGPGIVRLRYGAQAVDPAERAVVSALLRAPSGWLYQVRYAAMLDPAVQEVGDGLAARGLLLPPGTGRRWRLWGIAQAVVCGVWVPLSIPLTFVAWAVEPDSQVPFLVKVFPALLIGIVVGAACAKGARQRLTPAGRQALAAMRARYAGDPNPAVATALFGLAGLSDPYLREQLVPAARSTRLAAAQARGHGSARGSRLSSGSSEAFGEVVPVLWCAGSDGGGSGGGGGCGSGSSGSSCSSSSGSGCSSSSGSSCAGSSSGSSCSSSSSSS from the coding sequence GTGAACGCCTTCGACCTCCTCGCCGTCGCCGTCTGGGTCGCCGTCATCGCCTCCACCGCGCTCCTGCTGCGCGGCCTGCACCGCTCCCGGTCCACCGTGACGGCGGCCGCCCCGACGCTGCACGACCTGTCGGAGGCCGCCTTCCTGGCGGGCGGCCCCGGGGCGGTGATCGACGCCGCGCTCGTGTCGCTGCTCGGGGACGGCCGGTTGACGGTCGGCGGCCCGGGGATCGTGCGGCTGCGGTACGGGGCGCAGGCGGTCGACCCCGCCGAGCGGGCCGTCGTCTCGGCCCTCCTGCGGGCTCCGTCCGGCTGGCTGTACCAGGTGCGCTACGCCGCCATGCTGGACCCGGCGGTCCAGGAGGTCGGCGACGGGCTCGCGGCGCGCGGGCTGCTGCTGCCGCCCGGCACCGGGCGTCGGTGGCGGCTCTGGGGTATCGCGCAGGCGGTGGTGTGCGGGGTGTGGGTGCCGCTCTCGATCCCGCTCACCTTCGTGGCCTGGGCCGTGGAGCCGGACTCGCAGGTGCCGTTCCTCGTCAAGGTCTTCCCCGCCCTGCTCATCGGGATCGTCGTCGGTGCCGCGTGCGCGAAGGGGGCCCGGCAGCGGCTGACCCCGGCGGGACGGCAGGCCCTCGCCGCGATGCGGGCCCGGTACGCCGGGGACCCGAACCCCGCCGTCGCGACCGCGCTGTTCGGGTTGGCGGGGCTGAGCGACCCGTACCTGCGCGAGCAGTTGGTACCCGCCGCCCGGAGCACCCGGCTGGCGGCCGCCCAGGCACGCGGACACGGCTCGGCGCGTGGGTCGCGCCTGTCGTCCGGCTCGTCCGAGGCGTTCGGGGAGGTGGTCCCGGTGCTGTGGTGCGCCGGGAGCGACGGGGGCGGCTCGGGCGGGGGCGGGGGGTGCGGCAGCGGCTCCTCCGGGTCGAGCTGCTCCTCCTCGTCCGGTTCCGGCTGCTCTTCCTCGTCCGGTTCCAGTTGTGCCGGCTCCAGCTCCGGTTCCAGCTGCTCCAGCAGCTCCAGCAGCTCCTGA